From the Sphingobium yanoikuyae genome, the window CTGCGCAAGAAAGTGCTGGCCGACCATGCGCAGGCGGTGCCGACCATCCTTTATGGCTATGGCGGCTTCAACATCGCGCTGACGCCGGGCTATTCGGCGACCCGCATGGCCTGGCTGGAACAGGGCGGCGCCTATGCCATCGCCAATCTGCGCGGCGGCGGCGAGTTCGGCAAGGCCTGGCACGACGCCGGGCGTGGCGCCAACAAGCAGAATGTGTTCGACGATTTCATCGCCGCCGCCGAATATCTCAAGGCGCAGGGCTATACCCCGAAGGATGGGCTGGCGATCGAGGGACGCTCCAATGGCGGCCTGCTGGTCGGCGCGGTGGTCAACCAGCGGCCCGGCCTGTTCGCCGCCGCCCTGCCCGCCGTCGGCGTCATGGACATGCTGCGCTTCGATCGCTTCACCGCCGGCCGCTATTGGGTCGACGATTATGGATCGCCCGACAATGAACGCGATTTCCCCCTGCTCTATGGCTATTCGCCCTATCACAACATCCTGAGCGGCAAGGAGTATCCCGCGATCCTGGTGACCACGGCGGATACCGACGACCGGGTCGTGCCGGCGCACAGCTTCAAATATGCCGCCGCGCTGCAGGCCGCGTCGATCGGCGACAAGCCGCATCTGCTGCGGGTGGACAATCGTGCCGGCCATGGCGCGGGCAAGCCGATCGACAAGCTGATCGAGGAATATGCCGACAGCTATGCCTTTGCCGCCCATTTCACCGGGCTCGACATCCAGCGCAAGCCGGACTGAGCCCATTCAGCCTCTGGACAGCCCGACGCGGCTATGGCTCTGTCCATCGCAGGAGACAGGCAGATGATCGGGAACAGGACGCGGTGGATGACGGGTGCGCTGGTCGGCGCAGGGCTGCTGCTGGGCAGCATCGCCCCGGCACAGGCCCGGCCCCGCTATGACGATCGCTACTGGCATCACCGCCATGATCGCGGCAATGGCTTCGGCTTTGGCGACGCGGTCGGCATTGCCGCGCTGCTCGGCGCCGCCGTGGTGGTCGCCAATTCCGTGTCGAAGGACCGCAAGGACGCACGCGGCGCCGATACCGACAACCGCCCCTATGCCGACAATGACGCCCCGCCCCCGGCCAGCGGCACCGATTATGGTGCGGATGCCCGCGACGCAGGGCCGCCGGCGCGCGCGGATGATTTTTCCGACGTCGCCGCCACCAACCAGAGCAATGACCAGTTGACCGATGCCTGCGCGCTGGCCGCGCGGGACGAGGCGCAGGGCCAGGCCGGCTATGCCGAAATCCGCCACATCGACGAGCCGCGCGCGACCGCCGACGGCTATAATATCGACGGCGAGGTCGAAACCCGCGCCAGCTATCGCGCCACCGAAGGCACCACCCGCCGCTTCACCTGCGCGATGAAGGACGGCCGCGTGGCAGAGGTCTATCTCAGCCGCGACGTGGCGATGCACTGACGCATAGCCACCGGATTGTCTCGCAACGCGAGACAGTCTGGTGCGCCGCCGCCGGCTTATCATGCCCGCCCATTTCCCTATTTCGAGCCCATCTCGAACAAATGGGAAAAGGGATAGACATGATGAGAAACATGATCGGCACCGCGGCAGCCATCGGCCTCGCCCTCGCCTGCGGCACCGCCCATGCCGAAAGCTTCCAGGGCCCCTATGTCGGCGTCCAGGCCGGCTGGAACCGCGACAGCATCGGCAGCGCCAACAGCGATGTCGGCCGTCTCGACCTGCGTGAATCGCGCGACGCCTTCTTCGGTGGCGGATTTGCCGGTTATGATCATCAGCTTACCGACAAGATCGTGGTCGGCGTGGAGGCCGGTTTCGACATCGCCGCCGATGACGCATCCCGCGTCGGCGGAGCGCTGATCGATCCCAATTACAGCTTCGATGTCGGCGCCCGCGCCGGCTATGTCGTCGGCGGCAACACCCTGCTCTATGTCCGGGGCAGCTACGAGAATATGCGCGCCCGTATCGCGCTCAGCGACGCCAGCGGCACCCTGTCGGGCCATGACAGTTTCGACGGCTGGGGCGTGGGTGCCGGCGTCGAGCGCTTCGTCGCCGACAAGGTGACCGCGCGTATCGAATATCGATACAGTGACCTTGGCGACGGCGGCAAGTTCGACCGGCACCAGACCCTGGTCGGCCTCGCCTATCATTTCTGATCGTCAGCCGGGGCGGGCAGGCGCAAGGTAGCCCTGCCCGTCCAGAGGCCAGAGCCATCCATTCCAGCGGATCAGCGCGCCGCCAGATAATCGCCGCTCGCGATCACCCGATGTCCGGTAACGGACAGGGCGTACAGATAGACCCAGGCCGTGACAGGCCCATCCGCCGTTTCCACGATGCAGTGTTCGCGGCGATATTCATTGGGCAGTGGATCGTCGGGCGTGCATTCCTCATAGGCGTCGAGCCGCGCCAGCAGCGCCTCCGCTTCGGGCAGCGCGAACAGGTCACCATATACGCGCCCCGCCTCCCCCGGCACGAAACCGGGATAATCCGCCACCTGATAGAGTTTCCCGCCGATCCAGCCGGCCCCGATCCATTCAGCGCGATCGGCCAGCCAGTGCACCATCGGCCCGTCAAAGCCCGGTCGCAGCGTGCCATAAACGAAAAGCAACGGCCTTTTCATTACCCACCTGCAACTTTCACCGATTGACGGCAAATTTTCCCAATCATCGGATTTTTTCGCATGACGAAAAAATCGGCAGCTGAGGAAAATCCACGGATTTCCGCCAAAAATCGAAACTGGCACGCCGCCTGCAATATCGTCTGGCATCAAGGCCGGACGGTCCGGCCAGGAAATATCTAGGGAGTGAGTATCATGTCCATCGCCAAGTTCCAGAGCGTCGCCCTTGCCTTTGGCGGCGCTGTCATCTTCGCCAGCCTGTTCGTCGGCGCGGCGGTTCCGGTTGCCCCGATCGCCTGATCGGGCAACCGCCCCTTTCCCATCACAGATATTATTGAAGGCCAGATCCATGAACAACAGCTTCACCCTCGACCGCCGCAACGCGAAGATCATGGGCGTGTGCGCCGGCATCGCCAACCGCACCGGGCTGGATGTCACGCTGATCCGCGTTGCCCTGGTGCTGCTGACCCTGTGCGCCCTGGGCCCGATCGGCGTCGTGGCCTATCTGCTCGCTGGCTGGCTGGCCGAGGGTTGATCCCCTCGCCGCCACCGGAAGGCAGGGTTTCCGGATACAAAAGCGCCGCCCCGGCATATGCCCTGGGCGGCCTTTTTATGCCCCGCATCGGCGGGACAAGGATGAGCGCGATCTGCGCTTAAGCGTACAGCACCGAGTAGAAGGTCAGCATCTGGACGCTGACCGCAACCACCAGCGCAGTCGCCTGAAAGGCCTGACGCATATTGGACTCCATCATTGGAACGACATCCCGGATCGGGATGGAGGGCCATATGATGATTTCACATCATTGTAACAATCGCAAAGCCTGACATGCCAATTGCATCAAACGCAATTATGTCACAGCTGTTGCTCCAGAGCCATGATGGTCGTACGCGCCGCCGCCGGGTTCCGGACCTTGGCGCCGCCGATGTAGAAGAGATAGGCGTCGCCCTGCGCCGCCTGCGCCTTTGCCCGATCGGCCCAGCCGGCGATGTCCGTCGCGGTATAGCCGGTCTCCTCGTCCTCCCGGCTGCGCATCAGCCGGCTGTAGGAAAAACCGACATCATGGCCGGTGATCGCCGGATAATCGTCATGATCGGCCAGCACCACCGCCGCGCCCGCGTCGCGTGCCAGAGCCAGGAAGGCCGGGTCATCGAAGCTCTCGTGCCGCACCTCCAGCGCATGGCGCAGCGCCACGCCAGCGACGCTGGCCGGCAACAATTGCAGGAAGGCGCCGAAATCATCGGGATCGAATCTCTTGGTCGGCATGAACTGCCACAGGATCGGCCCCAGTCGGTCGCCCAGTTCGACGATCCCCTGATGGACGAATTTCTGAATCGACTCGCCCGCCTCCGCCAGCACGCGTCTATTGGTGCAGAATCGCGACGCCTTGACCGCGAACTGGAAACCGTCGGGCACCGCCTGCGCCCAGCCGGCAAAGGTCGCCGGCTTCTGGCTGCTATAATAGGTGGCGTTGATCTCCGTCGCGGTCAGTTGCACGCCGACATAGGCCAGCTCATCCTTCTGGCGCATGCCGACGGGATAGAAGCTGCCGCGCCAGGGT encodes:
- a CDS encoding PspC domain-containing protein, with the translated sequence MNNSFTLDRRNAKIMGVCAGIANRTGLDVTLIRVALVLLTLCALGPIGVVAYLLAGWLAEG
- a CDS encoding DUF72 domain-containing protein, with product MTGRIRVGIGGWVYEPWRGSFYPVGMRQKDELAYVGVQLTATEINATYYSSQKPATFAGWAQAVPDGFQFAVKASRFCTNRRVLAEAGESIQKFVHQGIVELGDRLGPILWQFMPTKRFDPDDFGAFLQLLPASVAGVALRHALEVRHESFDDPAFLALARDAGAAVVLADHDDYPAITGHDVGFSYSRLMRSREDEETGYTATDIAGWADRAKAQAAQGDAYLFYIGGAKVRNPAAARTTIMALEQQL
- a CDS encoding outer membrane protein; protein product: MMRNMIGTAAAIGLALACGTAHAESFQGPYVGVQAGWNRDSIGSANSDVGRLDLRESRDAFFGGGFAGYDHQLTDKIVVGVEAGFDIAADDASRVGGALIDPNYSFDVGARAGYVVGGNTLLYVRGSYENMRARIALSDASGTLSGHDSFDGWGVGAGVERFVADKVTARIEYRYSDLGDGGKFDRHQTLVGLAYHF
- a CDS encoding gamma-glutamylcyclotransferase family protein is translated as MKRPLLFVYGTLRPGFDGPMVHWLADRAEWIGAGWIGGKLYQVADYPGFVPGEAGRVYGDLFALPEAEALLARLDAYEECTPDDPLPNEYRREHCIVETADGPVTAWVYLYALSVTGHRVIASGDYLAAR